One window of the bacterium genome contains the following:
- a CDS encoding glycosidase, translating into MAGIAAAAAAPTAPLPKLEVMTDAGGSRLQVDGHDFMVLGMNWDYVPIGQNYNYSLWVQPDNVIADVLAREMPLLQAMGVNTIRQYVGVPPRWVQHIYEKYGIFTVLNHTVGRYGLTIDGAWLPNTDYSDPRVRSMLKSDLAALVEEYKNTPGVLMWLLGNENNYGLTWKSAETEALPEGERHAARAEYLYSLFGEIIRDIKQRDPKHLVAIANGDLQYIDLIAKHCREMDVMGSNVYRGISARDFFQVVKDKLGVPVIFTEFGSDAFNARTNREDQAMQARYLLGQWQEIYEQSAGKGRVGNAAGGLTFQWSDGWWKFMQESRLNIHDTNASWPNGGYAEDFRDGENNMNEEWWGITAKGQPDANGLYDIYPRAAYYALRDAYMLDPYGKDTDVAAIRRHFAGIHAGASVLEARGDAAALRTDALSKVRLAGLRMEFETYATGAKNTSTPENDQPGSSYPAFQGFDHMQSFYTDFEAMPSDNITGRLSLNILGHVPLNPIDEIFYENRGRPQQVQNADGTSFRMDSNERVKVYQSSISWDDRWFMLDGFYRTGHLHWQYEGDFFGLYRDAYYGENIDIYNGEAPVGFEITGKRQLTGLKVAFGPQLWWGANPAILVKYQRAFAGAQWTAVFHEDFAQQNQVVSSSAIPVRTTRKASLQMVRRVGPFNLEAGALWSGRPRVGDTFQIVDEDLVDAQVVLDPTDVRQDTVKHEDTFGFKGKLTWQQGRWNWYGQGGWMGLVADGGPTAIPTFTGWELKDSGSGNQVNALTGAAYTMGNWQIGPNLLWQKPIVGPMPNGEYLAGTAGRVRNVIDDPFAVRGNRETTAGELMLTYDPTPATWMWAWDSDQREDADLAASIGLSVRRHHTSADGALFVAADGQVYGFAGASPERDLWELKCRVVNRVSDSARAVSHVYVGNAEPNGDDTRLLHRFGADTRITWPAIVMAGYVKVNDFGPYDYHRDFNLTYPLQLMADISTTLGSPRWFDLPQTRLGVRAMYRTLDRYSVRYAPEGAAVPLPNEQYPEGLEKGNEWEIRTYLHLAI; encoded by the coding sequence ATGGCCGGCATCGCCGCCGCCGCGGCCGCCCCGACCGCTCCGCTGCCGAAACTGGAAGTGATGACCGACGCCGGCGGCTCGCGCCTGCAGGTCGACGGCCACGACTTCATGGTGTTGGGCATGAACTGGGACTACGTGCCCATCGGCCAGAACTACAACTACAGCCTGTGGGTGCAGCCGGACAACGTGATCGCCGACGTGCTGGCGCGCGAAATGCCGCTGCTGCAGGCGATGGGCGTCAACACGATCCGCCAGTATGTGGGCGTGCCGCCGCGCTGGGTGCAGCACATCTACGAGAAGTACGGCATCTTCACCGTGCTCAACCACACGGTGGGCCGCTACGGCCTGACCATCGACGGCGCCTGGCTCCCGAACACCGACTACAGCGACCCGCGCGTGCGCTCGATGCTGAAGAGCGATCTGGCTGCCCTGGTGGAGGAGTACAAGAACACGCCGGGCGTGCTGATGTGGCTGCTGGGCAACGAGAACAACTACGGCCTGACCTGGAAGTCGGCCGAGACCGAGGCGCTGCCCGAGGGCGAGCGCCACGCCGCCCGCGCCGAGTACCTCTACTCGCTGTTCGGCGAGATCATCCGCGACATCAAGCAGCGCGACCCGAAGCACCTGGTGGCGATCGCCAACGGCGACCTGCAGTACATCGACCTGATCGCAAAGCACTGCCGTGAGATGGACGTCATGGGCTCGAACGTGTACCGCGGCATCTCGGCGCGCGACTTCTTCCAGGTCGTGAAAGACAAGCTGGGCGTGCCGGTGATCTTCACCGAGTTCGGCTCGGACGCCTTCAATGCGCGCACCAACCGCGAGGACCAGGCCATGCAGGCCCGCTACCTGCTGGGCCAGTGGCAGGAGATCTACGAGCAGTCGGCCGGCAAGGGCAGGGTGGGCAACGCCGCCGGCGGCCTGACCTTCCAGTGGAGCGACGGCTGGTGGAAGTTCATGCAGGAAAGCCGGCTGAACATCCACGACACGAACGCCTCGTGGCCCAACGGCGGCTACGCCGAGGACTTCCGCGACGGCGAGAACAACATGAACGAGGAGTGGTGGGGCATCACCGCCAAGGGGCAGCCCGACGCCAACGGCCTCTATGACATCTACCCTCGCGCGGCCTACTACGCGTTGCGCGACGCCTACATGCTGGATCCGTACGGCAAGGACACCGACGTGGCGGCCATCCGCCGGCACTTCGCGGGGATCCATGCCGGGGCTTCGGTGCTCGAGGCGCGTGGCGACGCGGCCGCCCTGCGCACCGACGCCCTGAGCAAGGTGCGCCTGGCCGGCCTGCGCATGGAGTTCGAGACCTACGCCACGGGCGCGAAGAACACGTCGACGCCGGAGAACGACCAGCCGGGCAGCTCGTATCCGGCCTTCCAGGGCTTCGACCACATGCAGTCGTTCTACACCGACTTCGAGGCCATGCCCTCGGACAACATCACCGGGCGGCTGTCGCTGAACATCCTGGGCCACGTGCCCCTGAATCCCATCGACGAGATTTTCTACGAGAACCGCGGCCGGCCGCAGCAGGTGCAGAATGCCGACGGCACGTCGTTCCGGATGGACTCGAACGAGCGCGTGAAGGTGTACCAGTCGTCCATCAGCTGGGATGACCGCTGGTTCATGCTCGACGGCTTCTACCGCACCGGTCACCTGCACTGGCAGTACGAGGGCGACTTCTTCGGCCTGTACCGCGACGCCTACTACGGCGAGAACATCGACATCTACAACGGCGAGGCGCCGGTCGGCTTCGAGATCACCGGCAAGCGCCAGCTGACCGGCCTGAAGGTGGCCTTCGGACCGCAGCTGTGGTGGGGCGCGAACCCGGCCATCCTGGTCAAGTACCAGCGTGCGTTCGCGGGCGCGCAGTGGACCGCGGTGTTCCACGAGGACTTCGCGCAGCAGAACCAGGTCGTCAGCTCGTCGGCCATCCCCGTGCGCACGACCCGCAAGGCGTCACTGCAGATGGTTCGCCGCGTGGGACCGTTCAACCTCGAGGCCGGTGCCCTGTGGTCGGGCCGGCCGCGCGTGGGCGACACGTTCCAGATCGTGGATGAGGATCTCGTGGATGCCCAGGTCGTCCTCGACCCGACGGATGTGCGCCAGGACACGGTGAAGCACGAGGATACCTTCGGCTTCAAGGGCAAGCTCACCTGGCAGCAGGGCCGCTGGAACTGGTACGGCCAGGGCGGCTGGATGGGCCTGGTTGCCGACGGCGGCCCGACGGCGATCCCGACCTTCACCGGCTGGGAGCTGAAGGACAGCGGCTCGGGCAACCAGGTCAATGCGCTGACCGGCGCGGCCTACACGATGGGCAACTGGCAGATCGGCCCGAACCTGCTCTGGCAGAAGCCGATCGTCGGCCCCATGCCCAACGGCGAGTACCTGGCCGGCACCGCCGGTCGCGTGCGCAACGTGATCGACGACCCGTTCGCCGTGCGCGGCAACCGCGAGACGACCGCCGGCGAGCTCATGCTGACCTACGACCCGACGCCCGCCACCTGGATGTGGGCCTGGGACAGCGACCAGCGCGAGGACGCGGACCTGGCGGCGAGCATCGGCCTTTCGGTGCGCCGCCACCACACCTCGGCCGACGGCGCCCTGTTCGTGGCGGCCGACGGCCAGGTCTACGGCTTCGCGGGCGCCTCGCCGGAGCGCGACCTGTGGGAGCTGAAGTGCCGCGTCGTCAACCGCGTGAGCGACTCGGCCCGCGCCGTCAGCCACGTCTACGTGGGCAACGCCGAGCCGAACGGCGACGACACGCGCCTGCTGCACCGCTTCGGTGCCGACACGCGCATCACCTGGCCCGCGATCGTGATGGCGGGCTACGTGAAGGTGAACGACTTCGGCCCCTACGACTACCACCGCGACTTCAACCTGACCTACCCGCTGCAGCTGATGGCCGACATCTCGACCACGCTGGGCTCGCCCCGCTGGTTCGACCTGCCGCAGACCCGCCTTGGCGTGCGCGCCATGTACCGCACGCTGGACCGCTATTCGGTGCGCTACGCGCCGGAGGGCGCGGCGGTGCCGCTGCCGAACGAGCAGTATCCGGAAGGGCTGGAGAAGGGCAACGAGTGGGAGATCAGGACGTACCTGCACCTGGCGATCTAG
- a CDS encoding chloride channel protein, producing the protein MLSFGYGALQGALSMATPGGADLHLALVLLTIALGKILTTSLTIGSGGSGGVFGPSMVIGGCGGGALGLVMYHYWPALAPHPAAFVIVGMAGFFAAAAKTPVSTLIIVSEMTGDYHLLLPTLWVCVITFLLSDEQSLYHSQLISRSMSPAHQGDYVREVLAGLRVGEFLVGGRDVRPLRPGDRLGATLDRLSGAEHFGLPVADAEDRYLGMVSLEEIHIASRLPGLGELVVVADLMNTNLPVLRAGDPLDRALEAFAESDRMALTVVSDDPGSRVLGVVRRVDISTAYLRRVQGTVV; encoded by the coding sequence GTGCTTTCCTTCGGCTACGGTGCGCTGCAGGGCGCCTTGTCGATGGCAACGCCGGGCGGCGCCGACCTGCACCTCGCACTGGTTCTGCTCACGATTGCGCTCGGCAAGATCCTGACGACAAGCCTCACGATCGGGAGCGGCGGGTCAGGCGGGGTCTTCGGCCCCTCGATGGTGATCGGCGGCTGTGGCGGTGGCGCCCTGGGCCTGGTCATGTACCACTACTGGCCGGCCCTGGCGCCGCACCCGGCCGCATTCGTCATCGTCGGCATGGCCGGGTTCTTCGCCGCCGCGGCCAAGACGCCCGTTTCCACGCTGATCATCGTCAGTGAAATGACCGGCGACTACCACCTGCTCCTGCCGACATTGTGGGTCTGCGTCATCACGTTCCTGCTTTCCGACGAGCAGTCGCTGTACCACTCGCAGCTGATCAGCCGCTCGATGTCTCCAGCCCACCAGGGCGACTACGTGCGCGAGGTCCTCGCCGGCCTGCGCGTCGGGGAGTTCCTCGTGGGCGGTCGGGACGTGCGCCCGCTGCGCCCCGGGGACCGATTGGGTGCCACGCTCGATCGCCTGTCGGGCGCTGAACACTTCGGCCTCCCGGTGGCCGATGCCGAGGACCGGTACCTGGGGATGGTGAGTCTCGAGGAGATCCATATCGCTTCGCGGCTGCCCGGACTGGGCGAACTGGTCGTGGTCGCCGACCTCATGAACACGAACCTGCCGGTCCTGCGGGCAGGCGATCCCCTCGACCGGGCACTGGAAGCGTTCGCCGAAAGTGATCGCATGGCCCTGACCGTCGTCAGTGATGACCCCGGATCGCGCGTGCTCGGTGTGGTGCGCCGCGTCGATATTTCCACCGCCTATCTCCGTCGGGTCCAGGGGACCGTGGTCTGA